The following are encoded in a window of Artemia franciscana chromosome 5, ASM3288406v1, whole genome shotgun sequence genomic DNA:
- the LOC136027692 gene encoding LOW QUALITY PROTEIN: sodium-dependent multivitamin transporter-like (The sequence of the model RefSeq protein was modified relative to this genomic sequence to represent the inferred CDS: deleted 1 base in 1 codon) — MSIKDGEDLVQRFGWQDYLVFGLMLGVSAVIGIYYAIPRKKNTQTSSTDEFLMGGRNMGTFPVAMSLIASFMSAITLLGTPAEIYLYGTMYWIIGLSYLLVMPAAAYLYLPIFYKLQLTSAYEYLEKRFNRVVRVLGSATFSIQMSLYMAVVVYAPALALSQVTGISVIVSVSSIFAVCIFYTALQKNESFDNCDIASASQLAITVSSGLNSLAAIAMEDFVKPFCFPNLSDRAATNVSKALAVLIGLICFGLVFVAAQFGNALEAALSIFGMVGGPLLGVFTLGMFLPWANWIGATAGILSGLVLMFWIGFGSQIAKGQGLLVLRTKPLTTEGCDFLNMTTTEPPSSVFKSLLKGPLGYAPTASQYPDMFEDSFIVSDTLGLYKVSYMWYSTIGCFTVIIVGIIVSFLTGAQDPRKLNPELICPVYKKLYCCFPKKWKEFLRFNVGDEYVLKDDEDEEKMKPFSIPISHVNAAFDNEAESTREKNGYSYDMTKI; from the exons atGTCTATTAAAGATGGGGAAGATTTAGTACAACGGTTTGGATGGCAGGATTATCTAGTATTTGGATTGATGTTGGGAGTATCGGCAGTAATCGGCATTTATTATGCAATACCACGCAAGAAGAATACACAGACAAGCTCAACAGATGAATTTCTTATGGGCGGAAGAAATATGGGGACTTTCCCGGTTGCCATGTCTTTAATTGCCAG tTTTATGTCAGCAATCACTTTACTAGGAACACCGGCAGAGATATATCTTTATGGAACAATGTATTGGATTATAGGCCTCTCATACCTCTTGGTTATGCCAGCTGCTGCATACCTCTACCTCCCAATATTTTATAAACTCCAG CTCACGTCTGCTTATGAGTATCTTGAAAAACGGTTCAACCGTGTGGTCCGTGTTCTTGGGTCAGCCACATTTAGCATACAGATGTCTCTGTATATGGCAGTGGTGGTGTATGCACCAGCTCTCGCTCTTAGTCAAGTCACAGGTATCAGTGTCATAGTTTCAGTTTCATCCATTTTTGCAGTATGCATCTTCTACACTGCTCTG CAAAAAAACGAGAGCTTTGACAATTGTGATATTGCATCAGCTTCTCAATTGGCAAT tacaGTATCAAGTGGACTCAATTCACTAGCAGCAATAGCTATGGAAGACTTTGTCAAACCATTTTGTTTCCCTAATCTGAGTGATAGGGCAGCCACtaatgtttcaaaagctttgGCAGTTCTAATTGGATTGATT TGTTTCGGCTTAGTATTTGTAGCTGCTCAATTTGGTAATGCCCTTGAA gccGCTCTCAGCATTTTTGGAATGGTTGGAGGACCTTTACTCGGAGTTTTTACGCTGGGAATGTTTCTTCCCTGGGCAAATTGGATT gGCGCAACTGCAGGTATCCTTTCCGGTTTAGTCTTAATGTTCTGGATTGGATTCGGATCTCAGATCGCTAAAGGGCAAGGATTGCTTGTATTGCGGACAAAGCCTTTGACTACTGAAGGCTGTGACTTTCTTAATATGACTACCACAGAGCCACCTAGCTCAGTGTTTAAAAGTCTCCTTAAGGGCCCATTGGGATATGCACCTACGGCTTCTCAGTATCCAGACATGTTTGAAGATTCCTTTATTGT GAGTGACACTCTTGGGTTGTACAAAGTGAGCTATATGTGGTACTCAACTATCGGCTGTTTTACAGTAATAATTGTTGGAATCATAGTGAGCTTTTTAACAGGTGCTCAAGATCCTAGGAAACTAAACCCGGAGCTCATTTGTCCTGTGTATAAGAAACTTTACTGCTGTTTccctaaaaaatggaaagagTTCCTAAGATTCAACGTCGGTGATGAATAT